Proteins encoded in a region of the Scrofimicrobium sp. R131 genome:
- a CDS encoding exo-alpha-sialidase: MTVWTRRLAGVAATAILSIVGLAPLSHAEPAPAPANVDPTLPASYEETRLATNGVDGFTCYRIPALTTANDGTVLASWDGRPGSCGDAPNPNSIVLRTSDDNGLTWSEPRVIAQGVGGDDQVGYSDPSFVVDRETGDIFNFFVQSYDWGWHQGGNNPPSTERQVMHAVYIKSSDHGQTWSEPVRVTEALDPNGDGTVVNGRFAASGEGIQLRTGAHAGRLIQQYTVRDISKGGGMYAVSLYSDDHGETWQAGEPVGPNMDENKVVELSDGRVMLNSRSSGSSGGRWIAYSDDGAETWTGLTFDTQLTDPRNNASIIRAFPLAEPGTPESKILLFSNANSASSRANGTIRISYDDGQTWPDSKVFQAGGMSYSTLTTLADGTIGLLYEPGGSNIQFAKFTWNWLEPGGVTAEVAEPGVVRGANTVSVTLSNPGLAGDLEAGTLTVEYPEATGSVAVPALAGQGQVTVELPLEIGQFVDPGPLTLAASYRTGERTFTLQLPLEVTLAEGQYASEVAPRDQFSVIESAPAQAGEGPERMLDGANFTLYHTLYAGIELPDGFVVDLGSELQLAYLDLTPRSDGANGKIGQYRIEAGSDLADLQPVAEGTWPASASSQRAYLDGVNARYVKVVALSSYGDTPNSWLSVAEFNVRTVGEEPEQQPLQVEMTLAGTPAASYAVGDLIPVNLRFTNLTDQPLSAQSTTSGWEGLAGCAVEDLAAGTSVDCEGQASYRVTQADLERAYVDLSQVWSVEQSEVQVSGPRVNLGIIITNLGVIDVPEVIEAGTVLTYRFEYQNLTERTVAVVPLEGDFGGFHITGTPNCRYGALAPTGSTPKFCNTAVYTVTQQDLDAGQIAPAARFAVGPNTNGTDPYFEVDVPAPVLRLGEDLPVLTEVDPVDPISVPFGTDLDGVLALLPTHGQAQDSAGGTHEVEFAWEVVDYDGSSAQTYPARATFALPDGVEAGGIDPVVETSVTVEPAEVTEPKLASVTPVDSITVEEGTDLVAVLAQLPATTTVTDTEGTSYQVELTWEVTGYDANVPGTYRATGSFALPEGVAPSDEVDQVVTTGVIVEAKVVPSPTPTEPPAPKPGEPKDPELADTGANLWLPVGLAGLLVVAGGVALRRFRS; the protein is encoded by the coding sequence ATGACAGTCTGGACCCGCCGCCTCGCCGGGGTTGCGGCCACCGCCATCTTGAGCATCGTTGGCCTGGCCCCCCTGTCCCACGCCGAGCCGGCCCCGGCTCCGGCCAATGTGGATCCCACTCTGCCCGCCAGCTACGAAGAAACCCGTCTGGCCACCAACGGTGTCGACGGCTTTACCTGCTATCGAATTCCCGCCCTCACCACCGCCAACGACGGTACCGTCCTGGCCTCCTGGGATGGGCGGCCCGGTTCTTGCGGCGACGCGCCCAACCCTAACTCGATCGTCCTGCGCACCTCGGATGACAACGGGCTGACCTGGTCTGAGCCCAGGGTGATTGCGCAGGGTGTCGGCGGCGACGACCAGGTCGGCTACTCTGACCCCTCGTTCGTGGTCGACCGCGAGACGGGCGACATTTTCAACTTCTTTGTCCAGTCCTACGACTGGGGCTGGCACCAGGGCGGCAACAATCCGCCCTCCACCGAGCGTCAGGTGATGCACGCCGTCTACATCAAGTCTTCCGACCACGGCCAAACCTGGTCGGAGCCGGTACGCGTCACCGAGGCGCTGGATCCGAACGGGGACGGCACTGTCGTCAACGGTCGGTTTGCCGCCTCCGGTGAGGGGATCCAGCTTCGCACTGGCGCCCACGCCGGGCGCCTGATCCAGCAGTACACCGTTCGCGACATCTCCAAGGGTGGCGGCATGTACGCCGTTTCGCTCTACTCTGACGATCACGGGGAAACCTGGCAGGCCGGGGAGCCGGTAGGGCCGAACATGGATGAGAACAAGGTGGTGGAGCTCTCGGACGGTCGGGTGATGCTGAACTCGCGCTCCTCCGGTAGTTCCGGCGGCCGCTGGATTGCCTACTCCGACGACGGGGCTGAGACCTGGACCGGACTCACCTTCGACACGCAGCTGACCGACCCGCGCAACAACGCCTCGATCATCCGGGCCTTCCCCCTGGCCGAGCCGGGCACTCCCGAGTCGAAGATCCTGCTGTTCTCCAACGCCAACTCCGCGAGCAGCCGTGCCAACGGGACCATCCGAATTTCTTACGATGACGGTCAGACCTGGCCCGATTCCAAGGTGTTCCAAGCGGGCGGAATGTCGTATTCAACCCTGACCACCCTGGCCGACGGCACCATCGGGTTGCTCTACGAGCCGGGCGGATCAAACATCCAGTTCGCCAAGTTCACCTGGAACTGGCTCGAACCGGGTGGAGTCACCGCCGAGGTGGCCGAGCCCGGTGTGGTTCGAGGCGCGAACACGGTGAGCGTGACCCTGAGCAACCCCGGCCTGGCCGGGGATCTGGAAGCGGGCACGCTCACGGTTGAGTATCCCGAGGCGACCGGCAGCGTGGCGGTCCCGGCGCTGGCCGGTCAGGGTCAGGTGACAGTCGAACTGCCCCTGGAGATCGGCCAGTTTGTCGATCCTGGCCCGCTCACGCTGGCGGCTAGCTACCGGACGGGAGAGCGAACCTTCACCCTGCAGCTGCCGCTGGAAGTCACCTTGGCCGAGGGACAGTATGCCTCGGAAGTGGCTCCGCGCGACCAGTTCTCGGTGATTGAGTCCGCCCCGGCCCAGGCCGGCGAAGGACCCGAGCGGATGCTCGACGGAGCCAACTTCACCCTGTACCACACACTGTACGCGGGGATTGAGTTGCCGGACGGCTTCGTCGTCGACCTGGGTTCCGAGCTGCAACTGGCCTACCTCGACCTGACCCCTCGCTCCGACGGGGCCAACGGCAAGATTGGCCAGTACCGGATTGAGGCGGGGTCAGATCTGGCCGACCTCCAGCCGGTGGCCGAGGGAACCTGGCCGGCCTCCGCCTCGTCCCAGCGCGCCTACCTGGATGGGGTCAATGCCCGCTACGTCAAGGTGGTGGCGCTGAGCTCCTACGGCGACACGCCCAACAGCTGGCTGTCGGTGGCCGAGTTCAACGTCCGAACCGTGGGTGAGGAGCCCGAGCAGCAACCGCTCCAGGTCGAGATGACCCTGGCTGGGACCCCGGCTGCATCCTACGCGGTGGGGGATCTGATCCCCGTCAACCTGCGCTTCACCAACCTGACCGACCAGCCGCTCTCGGCCCAGTCCACCACCTCCGGGTGGGAGGGGTTGGCCGGCTGCGCGGTGGAAGATCTGGCGGCGGGCACCAGCGTGGACTGCGAGGGTCAGGCCAGCTACCGTGTGACGCAGGCGGACCTGGAACGTGCCTACGTGGACCTGAGCCAAGTCTGGTCGGTTGAGCAGTCCGAGGTGCAGGTCAGTGGCCCGCGGGTGAACCTGGGGATCATCATCACCAACCTGGGCGTAATTGACGTTCCCGAAGTCATTGAGGCGGGCACCGTGCTCACCTACCGGTTCGAATACCAAAACCTGACCGAGCGGACGGTTGCGGTGGTGCCGTTGGAAGGCGATTTTGGCGGTTTCCACATCACCGGGACTCCGAACTGTCGCTACGGCGCACTGGCCCCAACGGGCAGCACGCCCAAGTTCTGCAACACAGCGGTGTACACCGTAACCCAGCAGGATCTGGACGCCGGACAGATCGCCCCGGCGGCTCGGTTCGCGGTGGGGCCGAACACCAATGGGACCGACCCCTACTTTGAGGTGGACGTGCCCGCCCCGGTGTTGCGCTTGGGTGAGGACCTGCCGGTGCTGACCGAAGTGGACCCGGTCGATCCGATCTCGGTTCCGTTCGGCACGGATCTGGATGGGGTGTTGGCTCTCCTGCCAACCCACGGGCAGGCACAGGACTCGGCCGGCGGCACTCACGAGGTTGAGTTTGCCTGGGAAGTGGTTGACTACGACGGCTCCTCGGCCCAGACCTACCCGGCTCGCGCCACCTTCGCGCTTCCAGACGGGGTGGAGGCCGGCGGGATTGACCCGGTGGTCGAAACCAGCGTGACGGTGGAACCGGCTGAAGTCACCGAGCCGAAGCTGGCCTCAGTCACCCCGGTCGACTCGATCACGGTCGAGGAGGGAACCGACCTGGTCGCGGTCCTGGCTCAGTTGCCGGCCACCACCACGGTGACTGACACCGAAGGGACCAGCTACCAGGTAGAGCTCACCTGGGAGGTGACAGGTTACGACGCCAACGTCCCCGGCACCTACCGGGCAACCGGGAGCTTTGCTCTGCCCGAGGGGGTGGCGCCCTCCGATGAGGTCGACCAGGTGGTCACCACCGGGGTCATTGTCGAGGCGAAGGTCGTCCCCAGCCCGACGCCGACGGAACCGCCCGCACCGAAGCCGGGCGAGCCGAAGGACCCGGAGTTGGCTGACACCGGTGCCAACCTTTGGCTTCCGGTTGGGTTGGCCGGGTTGCTGGTGGTAGCTGGAGGAGTGGCGTTGCGCCGATTTCGCAGCTAG
- a CDS encoding ABC transporter substrate-binding protein, with product MSFLRRKGGAAAAVAVVAALALSACGSGGSKDQSSADQSGSAEGGSAGTTITAAAAYETTNYDPSSTSSALAMGTNWHVMEGLYELDMHTFEPYTALAAEDEPTKISDTEYEVSLRDGAKFSDGTDVTAADVVESYKRATAEGNLYGSMLDFIDDVVAKDDTTVTIKLSHPFSLVKERLSLIKVIPASSTQEDMTAMPVGTGPWKYDSIDEQKVVFSPNEYYNGQFPAQADSMVFDIIKDDTARTTALQEGTVMVMEAVPADVRDQLEGAGLTVESIQGFNLPFLMFNTKKAPFDDARVRQAFFYAIDTEKLISNAMDGEAQAATSFLPETHPNYNKAKNVFTHDPEKAKSLLAEAGVTSLDMTLLTTDHPWITALAPQIQNDLAAVGINATIQSEASASLYANNTDVEDPQFDVALAPGDPSVFGNDPDLLMNWWYGDNPWTNQRTQWKDSEGYTKLHELLNEAVGQEGDAQQQLWNQAYDLLSEEVPLYPLFHRNMITGYSQDMLQDYQPISTTGLNFIGAGVK from the coding sequence ATGTCGTTCCTGCGAAGGAAAGGCGGCGCGGCCGCAGCAGTAGCCGTGGTCGCAGCGCTGGCCCTGTCAGCGTGTGGCAGCGGAGGGTCCAAGGACCAGTCTTCTGCTGACCAAAGCGGATCCGCCGAAGGAGGGAGCGCCGGTACCACGATTACCGCCGCTGCCGCATACGAAACCACCAACTACGACCCCTCCAGCACGTCTTCCGCGCTGGCCATGGGAACCAACTGGCATGTCATGGAGGGTCTGTACGAACTCGACATGCACACCTTCGAGCCCTACACCGCGCTGGCGGCCGAAGATGAGCCGACCAAGATCTCTGACACCGAATACGAAGTCAGCCTCCGCGACGGAGCCAAGTTCTCCGACGGAACTGACGTAACCGCGGCCGACGTGGTTGAGTCCTACAAGCGGGCCACCGCCGAAGGCAACCTGTACGGCTCCATGCTGGACTTCATTGACGACGTTGTCGCCAAGGATGACACCACCGTCACGATCAAGCTCTCTCACCCGTTCTCACTGGTGAAGGAACGCCTGTCGCTGATCAAGGTGATCCCCGCCTCGAGCACCCAGGAAGACATGACCGCGATGCCCGTTGGCACCGGCCCCTGGAAGTACGATTCCATCGATGAGCAGAAGGTTGTCTTCTCGCCCAACGAGTACTACAACGGCCAGTTCCCGGCCCAGGCCGACTCGATGGTCTTCGACATCATCAAGGACGACACTGCCCGCACCACCGCCCTGCAAGAGGGCACCGTCATGGTGATGGAAGCGGTTCCGGCTGACGTGCGCGACCAGCTGGAAGGCGCCGGCCTGACCGTCGAGTCCATCCAGGGCTTCAACCTGCCGTTCCTGATGTTCAACACCAAGAAGGCTCCGTTCGACGACGCTCGCGTCCGTCAGGCGTTCTTCTACGCGATTGACACCGAGAAGCTGATCTCCAACGCGATGGACGGAGAAGCCCAGGCGGCCACCTCCTTCCTGCCGGAGACGCACCCGAACTACAACAAGGCGAAGAACGTCTTCACCCACGATCCGGAAAAGGCCAAGTCGCTGCTGGCCGAGGCGGGTGTCACCTCCTTGGACATGACCCTGCTGACCACCGATCACCCGTGGATCACCGCTCTGGCTCCTCAGATCCAGAACGACCTGGCCGCGGTGGGCATCAACGCCACCATTCAGTCTGAGGCTTCCGCCTCCCTCTACGCCAACAACACCGACGTGGAAGACCCGCAGTTCGACGTGGCCCTGGCCCCCGGTGACCCCTCGGTCTTCGGCAACGACCCGGACCTGCTGATGAACTGGTGGTACGGGGACAACCCGTGGACCAACCAGCGGACCCAGTGGAAGGACTCGGAAGGCTACACCAAGCTGCACGAGCTCCTGAACGAAGCTGTTGGTCAGGAAGGCGACGCCCAGCAGCAGCTGTGGAACCAGGCCTACGACCTCCTCTCTGAAGAGGTGCCGCTGTACCCGCTGTTCCACCGCAACATGATCACCGGCTACAGCCAGGACATGCTGCAGGACTACCAGCCCATTAGCACCACCGGGCTGAACTTCATTGGCGCTGGCGTCAAGTAA
- a CDS encoding Gfo/Idh/MocA family oxidoreductase yields the protein MLNIALVGTGAFAREHAQALQQLPEVTIRYVVGSDPAHTASFAATIPHAQPSTNLDRVLADPELVAVDICNRTAQHASATLAALRAGKHVHVDKPAALSVANFDAMTAAAERAGVSLMVGQTVRFQPIIAQLQARSRELGAPRLLHVSWYTGHVWPGGWRSWQLDPAQSGGHPVHNGTHIMDLAVWLLGAEPVEVLTRGFNTFAARMPQPDSFTSVVRFDNGALATLELCYALRERGDALRRVVLVGERGTLKHSTEDDPGLSAPGVKVPPASILGALDRQLAHWIAVVTGAESLLVQPQQVRAALRGALAAQQSLVTGAPVRLEPNGVSA from the coding sequence ATGTTGAACATTGCCCTGGTTGGAACCGGCGCGTTTGCCCGCGAACACGCCCAGGCCCTCCAGCAGTTGCCCGAGGTGACCATCAGGTACGTGGTCGGCTCCGACCCGGCCCACACTGCCTCGTTCGCAGCCACTATCCCCCACGCCCAACCGAGCACCAACCTGGACCGGGTCCTGGCCGACCCGGAACTGGTGGCGGTGGACATCTGCAACCGCACCGCCCAGCACGCCTCCGCGACGCTGGCGGCCCTGCGCGCCGGCAAACACGTGCACGTGGACAAGCCGGCCGCGCTCTCGGTGGCGAACTTCGATGCCATGACCGCGGCGGCAGAGCGGGCCGGGGTCAGCCTGATGGTCGGACAGACCGTCCGGTTTCAGCCAATCATCGCCCAGCTTCAGGCCCGGAGCCGGGAGCTGGGCGCCCCGCGCCTGCTGCACGTGAGCTGGTACACCGGGCACGTCTGGCCGGGCGGGTGGCGCAGCTGGCAGCTGGATCCCGCCCAGTCCGGTGGCCACCCGGTCCACAACGGCACCCACATCATGGACCTGGCGGTCTGGCTGTTGGGAGCCGAGCCGGTGGAGGTGCTCACCCGCGGATTCAACACGTTCGCGGCTCGGATGCCCCAGCCCGACAGCTTCACCTCGGTGGTCCGCTTCGACAACGGCGCCCTGGCCACCCTGGAGCTCTGCTACGCCCTGCGCGAGCGCGGCGACGCCCTGCGCCGGGTGGTGCTGGTCGGTGAGCGCGGCACCCTGAAACACTCGACGGAAGACGATCCCGGTCTGAGCGCCCCGGGGGTCAAAGTGCCCCCGGCTTCAATCCTGGGCGCGCTGGATCGTCAACTGGCGCACTGGATCGCAGTGGTGACCGGGGCCGAGTCACTCCTGGTTCAGCCGCAGCAGGTGCGGGCGGCCCTCCGCGGCGCTCTGGCCGCCCAGCAATCCCTGGTCACCGGGGCCCCGGTCCGCCTTGAACCGAACGGAGTTTCTGCATGA
- a CDS encoding homoserine dehydrogenase produces the protein MAANSPSLRVAILGAGTVGSQVIRLLSEQADDYAGRIGGHLEISAVVVRDVTAPRDTEIDPALLTTDAEAAIAGADLVIELIGGIEPARTFVLSALNQGKTVVTGNKALLAAHGPELYEAAAESNADLYYEAAVAGAIPVVYGLRESLAGDKISQVLGIVNGTTNFILDSMASSGASYEEALAEAQRLGFAEADPTADVEGLDAAAKCAILASLAFHTRVSIDDVAVEGITGITADDIAQAQSSGQTIKLLAIAERKTGPDGKEGVSVRVHPALVPVSHPLSTVSGAFNAVVVEGEAAGRLMFYGQGAGGAPTASAVLSDLVAAASHRLHGGHAPRELVYADLPILPAEAAETEYQIRLQVEDSIGVLAEVARLFADRGVSIRSVDQVGGHDGASSLVIATHRAPESAQQAVVKALAESSAVRGVSSILRREGA, from the coding sequence GTGGCCGCTAATTCCCCTTCCTTGAGAGTTGCGATTCTTGGTGCCGGCACCGTTGGCTCGCAGGTGATTCGCCTGCTGAGCGAGCAGGCCGACGACTACGCCGGGCGTATCGGCGGGCACCTGGAGATTTCCGCGGTGGTGGTTCGCGACGTGACCGCGCCGCGCGACACCGAGATCGACCCGGCCCTGCTCACCACCGACGCGGAGGCGGCCATTGCCGGCGCGGACCTGGTGATTGAGCTGATCGGCGGGATCGAGCCGGCGCGGACTTTCGTGCTGTCCGCCCTGAACCAGGGCAAGACCGTGGTCACCGGCAACAAGGCGTTGCTGGCCGCTCACGGCCCGGAACTGTACGAGGCGGCCGCCGAGTCGAACGCCGACCTGTACTACGAGGCGGCCGTGGCCGGGGCGATCCCGGTCGTGTACGGCCTGCGCGAGTCGCTGGCGGGTGACAAGATCAGCCAGGTGCTCGGGATTGTCAACGGGACCACCAACTTCATTCTGGATTCGATGGCTTCCTCGGGAGCCAGCTACGAGGAGGCCCTGGCGGAGGCCCAGCGGCTGGGCTTTGCCGAGGCGGACCCGACCGCCGACGTGGAGGGGCTGGATGCCGCGGCCAAATGCGCCATTTTGGCTTCGCTGGCCTTCCACACCCGCGTCAGCATTGACGACGTTGCGGTGGAGGGGATCACCGGGATCACCGCTGACGACATCGCGCAGGCGCAGAGCTCGGGCCAAACGATTAAGCTGCTGGCCATTGCCGAGCGGAAGACCGGCCCGGACGGGAAAGAGGGGGTGTCGGTTCGGGTCCACCCCGCGTTGGTCCCCGTTTCTCACCCGCTGTCCACCGTCTCCGGCGCGTTCAACGCGGTGGTGGTGGAGGGCGAGGCGGCCGGTCGGCTGATGTTCTACGGCCAGGGCGCCGGCGGGGCCCCGACCGCGTCGGCCGTGCTGTCCGACCTGGTGGCAGCCGCCTCCCACCGGTTGCACGGGGGTCACGCCCCCCGCGAACTGGTTTACGCGGATCTGCCCATCCTTCCCGCCGAAGCGGCGGAAACCGAGTATCAGATCCGCCTGCAGGTGGAGGACAGCATCGGTGTTCTGGCCGAGGTCGCTCGACTGTTTGCCGATCGAGGCGTCTCCATCCGTTCGGTGGATCAGGTGGGGGGACACGACGGGGCCAGCTCGCTGGTGATCGCCACCCATCGGGCGCCCGAAAGCGCCCAGCAGGCAGTAGTCAAAGCACTGGCGGAAAGCTCTGCCGTGCGAGGGGTAAGTTCAATTTTGCGTCGTGAAGGCGCCTAG
- a CDS encoding FadR/GntR family transcriptional regulator, translating into MSDNFAQGALTELLSSVAITQPPAVSMMNRAAATMNAIKSYILSRNLAPGDPLPTEAELGAEIGVSRSSVREALRKLEALDIVQVKHGSGTFVGEMSLEPMVQTLALRASLSATGNRTFLLEVAEARRALDYGMARDVVRAHHQRPNPQLDQLVEAMLELTEQGRSFMAEDMAFHDLLLRGVGNELLRQTYSSFWLVHTAILPDLVTHTEGAAVATARAHQAMLSAAYAGDLDAYCLAVEEHYEPLMTALRHEPAE; encoded by the coding sequence ATGTCTGACAACTTCGCGCAAGGCGCGTTAACCGAACTGTTATCTAGCGTTGCCATTACGCAACCTCCCGCGGTTTCGATGATGAACCGGGCGGCAGCGACCATGAACGCCATCAAGTCCTACATCTTGAGCCGAAACCTGGCCCCGGGGGATCCCCTGCCCACCGAGGCGGAACTTGGAGCCGAGATCGGAGTCTCCCGCTCATCTGTGCGCGAGGCACTTCGAAAGCTCGAAGCGCTGGACATTGTCCAGGTCAAGCACGGCTCGGGGACCTTCGTGGGAGAAATGTCGCTTGAGCCGATGGTCCAGACGCTCGCTCTGCGAGCCTCGCTGTCCGCCACCGGTAACCGAACCTTCCTGCTGGAAGTCGCCGAGGCTCGGCGGGCCCTGGACTACGGAATGGCGCGCGACGTGGTTCGCGCTCACCACCAGCGCCCCAACCCACAGCTCGACCAACTGGTCGAGGCGATGCTGGAGCTGACCGAGCAGGGCCGCAGTTTCATGGCCGAGGACATGGCCTTTCACGACCTGCTGCTGCGGGGCGTCGGCAACGAACTGCTGCGACAGACCTACTCCTCTTTCTGGCTGGTTCACACCGCGATCCTGCCCGACCTGGTCACCCACACCGAGGGGGCGGCCGTCGCGACCGCCCGCGCTCACCAGGCGATGCTTTCCGCCGCCTACGCCGGAGATTTGGATGCCTACTGCCTGGCCGTCGAAGAGCACTACGAGCCGCTGATGACCGCTCTGCGCCACGAGCCCGCCGAGTAG
- a CDS encoding 3'-5' exonuclease has protein sequence MSIEELHYTAIDFETANGNAGSACAVALIRVESGRVVDRFSSLLRPVDGGGFSSFNTRIHGLRARDVADAPTWQELWPTVRTFVGRDALVAHNAPFDRGVWRAAGRLAGIGEAEPDFYCTVRLARRHLSLPSNRLPLVVEALGLPNFRHHDAEADALACAQIGIEISRRAGLSRVEDFGAPVGAGRR, from the coding sequence TTGTCGATCGAAGAACTGCACTACACGGCTATTGACTTCGAAACAGCCAACGGCAACGCGGGCTCGGCCTGCGCGGTCGCCCTGATTCGGGTCGAGTCGGGCCGGGTGGTGGACCGGTTCTCCTCCCTGCTGCGCCCGGTCGATGGGGGCGGGTTCAGCTCGTTCAACACTCGGATCCACGGCCTGCGAGCCCGCGATGTGGCCGACGCCCCCACCTGGCAGGAGCTTTGGCCCACCGTCCGCACCTTTGTGGGCCGGGACGCGCTGGTGGCGCACAACGCCCCCTTTGATCGGGGGGTTTGGCGCGCGGCGGGGCGCCTGGCCGGGATTGGCGAGGCGGAGCCGGACTTCTACTGCACGGTGCGCCTGGCTCGGCGTCACCTTTCACTGCCCTCCAACCGGCTCCCGCTGGTGGTGGAGGCCCTGGGTTTGCCGAACTTCCGCCACCACGACGCGGAGGCAGACGCGCTGGCCTGCGCCCAAATTGGGATTGAGATTTCCCGCCGGGCCGGACTGTCCCGGGTGGAGGACTTCGGGGCCCCGGTGGGGGCGGGCCGACGCTGA
- a CDS encoding multidrug effflux MFS transporter, with protein MSNPPSGAGVNPGDELSRRQRLTYVVVLGMLTALGPFTVDMYLPAFPAIQHQFGVDPAAVQLTLTGTMVGFAAGQLIVGPLSDKVGRKVPLIVAALVHIAASIGVAMAPDIIWLGVLRVIQGFGAASSGVVSMAMVRDLFGGRRLVKMLSRLALVNGLAPVIAPVLGSQLLAIMSWRGIFWVLAGYGILVSIALVVLIAETHPPARRLALQKPLRERYRAVLSDRIYVGSLVVTAMNFTALFAYLSSSPFLFQQVYGMNPQQYGILFAINSVGVIVGVQTSAHMMHLGRWSPQWIIATALAGQIVLGAVIFGLSLAGAGLWGTIIPLWFFIFCCALNFPAIQFLALANHGEEAGTAASLLGAVNFGVAGILSPIIGVLGVGSAEPMAGMMVVAALLGTAALWLIIRPRTVPDLD; from the coding sequence TTGAGTAATCCACCATCCGGCGCGGGAGTCAACCCCGGAGACGAGCTCTCCCGGCGCCAACGCCTAACCTATGTTGTTGTCCTAGGGATGCTAACCGCCCTAGGACCTTTTACCGTGGACATGTACCTGCCCGCGTTTCCCGCGATCCAACACCAGTTTGGGGTGGACCCGGCCGCGGTCCAGCTGACCCTGACGGGGACCATGGTTGGGTTTGCCGCCGGCCAGCTGATCGTTGGGCCCCTCAGCGACAAGGTGGGACGGAAAGTCCCGCTGATCGTGGCGGCCCTGGTCCACATTGCCGCCTCGATCGGGGTGGCGATGGCGCCGGATATCATCTGGCTCGGGGTGCTCCGCGTGATCCAGGGGTTTGGGGCTGCCTCCTCCGGCGTCGTCTCGATGGCGATGGTCCGGGACCTGTTTGGGGGCCGCCGCCTCGTGAAAATGCTCAGCCGTTTGGCACTGGTCAACGGGTTGGCGCCGGTGATCGCCCCGGTGTTGGGCTCACAGCTGCTGGCGATCATGAGTTGGCGGGGGATCTTCTGGGTCCTGGCCGGCTACGGGATCCTGGTCTCGATTGCCCTGGTCGTGCTGATTGCGGAAACCCACCCGCCGGCACGCCGGCTGGCGCTGCAAAAGCCGCTGCGGGAACGGTACCGGGCGGTGCTGTCGGACCGAATTTACGTTGGGTCGCTGGTGGTGACGGCGATGAACTTCACCGCTCTGTTTGCCTACCTGTCCAGCTCCCCGTTCCTGTTCCAGCAGGTGTACGGGATGAACCCGCAGCAGTACGGGATCCTGTTCGCGATCAACTCCGTCGGGGTGATCGTCGGGGTGCAGACCAGTGCCCACATGATGCACCTGGGTCGGTGGTCGCCGCAGTGGATCATTGCCACCGCACTGGCCGGGCAGATTGTCCTCGGCGCGGTTATTTTCGGCCTTTCCCTGGCCGGGGCGGGCCTTTGGGGGACGATCATTCCGCTGTGGTTCTTCATCTTCTGCTGCGCCCTGAACTTCCCCGCCATTCAGTTCCTGGCTCTGGCCAATCACGGCGAGGAGGCGGGAACTGCCGCCAGCCTGCTCGGCGCGGTCAACTTTGGCGTGGCCGGGATCCTCTCGCCCATCATCGGGGTGCTGGGGGTCGGCTCGGCCGAGCCGATGGCTGGAATGATGGTGGTGGCCGCCCTGCTGGGCACGGCCGCGCTCTGGTTGATTATCCGACCCCGGACCGTCCCCGACCTGGATTAG
- a CDS encoding Gfo/Idh/MocA family oxidoreductase: protein MNRLRVACASGVRHAGPYLEILGQDSRVELVGLGEEPGVPEWMRTDSRRVAEQARIPWHEDLGEWLDPSRVDLVLICSEPTRHAHLAQQLLERGLSLLVDKPVATSVAQVDQLLATQARVGARCSVINRTHAPALRRLCRWIDAGYLGLPVHFDLEFLADGAHFSTSVERPELVVDRSLSGGGEMMNFLGYCLDAMHYATGLEVEEIFALTGSLFLDSHRRGGVEDAAVVSVQLTHGVNATITLGRVPFAPGLGPTATSMRVLGSHGQAVADDDRPALEHYGPEGLRAESFDGGEEALRAYLDHVVTTALAGQDADYGLAEARRTLAAIEAAYRSVTSGVPERP, encoded by the coding sequence ATGAACCGCCTGCGAGTTGCCTGCGCCAGCGGGGTTCGCCACGCCGGCCCCTACCTGGAGATCCTGGGGCAAGACTCCCGGGTCGAACTGGTCGGCCTGGGGGAAGAACCGGGGGTACCCGAGTGGATGCGCACCGACTCGCGCCGGGTGGCCGAGCAGGCCCGGATTCCCTGGCACGAGGACCTGGGTGAATGGCTCGACCCGAGCCGGGTGGACCTGGTCCTGATCTGTTCCGAACCCACCCGCCACGCGCACCTGGCTCAGCAGTTGCTTGAGCGCGGCCTATCGCTGCTGGTGGACAAGCCGGTCGCCACCTCCGTCGCGCAGGTAGATCAACTGCTGGCCACCCAGGCCCGGGTGGGGGCTCGGTGCTCGGTAATCAACCGGACGCACGCGCCGGCACTGCGCCGGCTGTGCCGGTGGATCGACGCCGGCTACCTGGGCCTGCCCGTCCACTTCGACCTGGAGTTCCTGGCCGACGGGGCGCACTTCTCCACCTCGGTGGAGCGGCCCGAACTGGTGGTGGACCGGTCCCTGTCCGGGGGCGGAGAAATGATGAACTTCCTCGGCTACTGCCTGGATGCCATGCACTACGCCACCGGACTGGAGGTGGAGGAAATCTTCGCCCTGACCGGTTCCCTGTTCCTGGATTCGCACCGCCGAGGAGGGGTGGAGGACGCCGCAGTGGTTTCGGTCCAACTGACCCACGGGGTGAACGCCACCATCACGCTGGGGCGCGTCCCCTTTGCCCCCGGGTTGGGGCCCACCGCCACCTCGATGCGGGTGTTGGGTTCGCACGGCCAGGCGGTGGCCGACGACGACCGGCCCGCCCTCGAACACTACGGTCCGGAGGGACTGCGGGCCGAATCATTCGACGGCGGCGAGGAAGCGTTACGGGCCTACCTGGACCACGTGGTCACCACTGCCCTGGCCGGCCAGGACGCCGACTACGGACTGGCGGAGGCCCGCCGCACCCTGGCGGCGATCGAAGCGGCCTACCGGTCGGTGACCTCGGGCGTGCCCGAGCGGCCCTAA